A region of Paramormyrops kingsleyae isolate MSU_618 chromosome 17, PKINGS_0.4, whole genome shotgun sequence DNA encodes the following proteins:
- the LOC140579222 gene encoding olfactory receptor 1D2-like: protein MERVSGEMFLILAGLNETRGDKNIYFGFSFVSYLCTLFVNLSLILIISTEKILHEPMYIFLCNLCVNGIFGATGFYPKILIDLMSDSHIISYSACILQVCVVHTYILSEVTNLTVMAYDRYVAICKPLEYHSIMTPQRLRNLILTAWFFPLSQILMGVFLTVRLPLCGIRIEKVYCSNWDVVKLSCSDYFLNNLHSYSVLVSYFIQFGMIMVSYSHIIRASIRSRAEQKKFMETCLPHLVTLMNFILSFLFDIMYARYGSSSSLLPLRNVLSIEYLVVPPLLNPLIYGLKLKQIRHSVWRLLSRKVSVLT from the coding sequence ATGGAGAGAGTCTCCGGTGAAATGTTCCTTATTCTTGCTGGTTTGAATGAGACAAGAGGAGACAAAAACATCTATTTTGGCTTTTCTTTTGTGTCCTACCTCTGTACGCTTTTTGTAAATCTGTCTCTCATACTAATCATTTCCACAGAGAAGATTCTCCATGAGCCCATGTACATCTTCCTGTGTAATCTCTGTGTTAATGGCATTTTTGGGGCTACGGGTTTCTACCCCAAGATTCTCATTGACCTCATGTCAGACTCTCATATTATTTCATACAGCGCATGTATACTTCAGGTTTGTGTCGTCCACACTTATATTCTCTCTGAAGTAACAAATCTGACAGTGATGGCTTATGACAGGTATGTTGCAATTTGCAAACCACTGGAGTATCACTCCATCATGACGCCACAGAGGCTGAGGAACCTGATATTAACTGCTTGGTTTTTTCCTTTAAGTCAGATTTTGATGGGCGTATTTCTCACAGTCAGACTGCCTCTCTGTGGCATAAGGATTGAAAAAGTTTACTGCTCCAACTGGGATGTTGTTAAATTATCCTGCTCTGATTACTTTTTGAACAATCTTCATTCCTACTCTGTCCTTGTTTCATACTTTATTCAGTTTGGGATGATCATGGTCTCCTACAGCCACATCATCAGGGCATCCATAAGATCCAGGGCAGAACAGAAGAAGTTCATGGAGACCTGCCTGCCCCACCTGGTCACGCTGATGAACTTCATTCTCTCTTTCCTTTTTGACATCATGTACGCACGCTATGGCTCCAGCAGCAGCCTCCTGCCCCTCCGTAACGTGCTCTCTATAGAGTACCTCGTCGTTCCTCCCCTGCTGAACCCCCTCATTTATGGCCTCAAACTGAAGCAGATTCGTCACAGTGTCTGGAGGCTGCTCAGCAGGAAAGTCAGTGTGCTGACATAG
- the LOC111841412 gene encoding olfactory receptor 8A1-like — MFLAKKRSKCKKNNCIFVCFCRVPNMENTSTEMIFFLSGLNDTRQNKLIYFFCSFFIYLFTIFVNLTLVVTVMFNRVLHEPMYIFLCNLCVNGIYGATSFYPKFLLDLLSESHIISYSACVTQIFLVHSYMLCELSNLTVMAYDRYVAICKPLWYHPIMTPGKVGKLLLAPWLLSFMEILIGVLLIVRLTLCGSKINKLYCTNWDVVKLSCTDTSMNNFYGYGILITHLTQALLIVISYFHIIRICVRSKAEQNKFMETCLPHLITLGSFTLSVVFDVLYARYGTSSSMQGLRSFFSIEYLIIPPLLNPLIYGLKLKQIRLSVWRLLSRKVSVLT, encoded by the coding sequence ATGTTTCTTGCCAAAAAGAGGAGTAAATGTAAAAAGAATAActgtatttttgtgtgtttttgtcgAGTGCCTAATATGGAAAACACATCTactgaaatgatttttttcctcagtggtttgaatgacacaagacaaaacaaactgatttattttttctgttcctTCTTCATCTACTTGTTCACAATTTTTGTGAATTTGACTCTGGTTGTGACTGTCATGTTTAACAGAGTTCTGCATGAGCCCATGTACATCTTCCTGTGTAATCTGTGTGTCAATGGGATTTATGGTGCTACAAGTTTCTACCCCAAATTTCTACTGGACCTCTTATCAGAATCTCACATTATCTCATACAGCGCATGTGTAACTCAGATATTCTTAGTCCATTCGTATATGTTATGTGAACTGTCCAATCTAACAGTAATGGCTTATGACAGGTATGTTGCGATATGTAAACCACTGTGGTATCACCCTATTATGACCCCGGGGAAGGTGGGGAAATTGCTGCTGGCACCCTGGCTGTTATCCTTTATGGAGATTTTAATTGGAGTTCTTCTAATAGTCAGGCTGACTTTGTGTGGATCTAAGATAAACAAGCTTTATTGCACAAACTGGGATGTGGTGAAGCTCTCTTGTACAGACACCAGTATGAATAATTTCTATGGATATGGAATACTAATTACTCATTTAACCCAAGCACTGCTGATTGTAATCTCCTACTTCCACATCATCAGGATATGTGTGCGATCGAAAGCAGAACAGAACAAGTTCATGGAGACCTGCCTGCCCCATCTGATCACTCTGGGCAGCTTCACTCTTTCTGTTGTATTTGATGTCTTGTACGCACGCTATGGAACAAGCAGCAGCATGCAGGGTCTCCGTAGCTTCTTCTCCATAGAGTATCTGATCATACCTCCCCTGCTGAACCCCCTCATTTACGGTCTGAAGCTGAAGCAGATTCGTCTGAGTGTCTGGAGGCTGCTCAGCAGGAAAGTCAGTGTGCTGACATAG
- the LOC140579221 gene encoding olfactory receptor 8I2-like, which produces MENSSCEIVFSLNGLNNTRTNKLIYFSCSFLIYLFTIFVNMTLVVTVMLDRVLHEPMYIFLCNLCVNGIYGATGFYPKILLDLLSDSHIISYNACVTQIFVVYSFILCELANLTVMAYDRYVAICNPLQYHPIMTQGKVGKLLLVPWLLSFVEILIAVLLMVRLPLCGSKINKLYCTNWDVVKLSCVDTSVNNLYGYVLVISHFIQALLIVISYFHIIRTCVRSKAEQSKFMETCLPHLITLSSFSLSVVFDALYARYGSSSSLQGLHNFFSIEYLIIPPLLNPLIYGIKLKQIRFSVWRLLSRKVRALT; this is translated from the coding sequence ATGGAAAATTCTTCTTGTGAAATTGTTTTTTCCCTCAATGGATTGAACAACACAAGAACAAacaaactgatttatttttccTGTTCATTTCTCATCTACCTGTTCACAATTTTTGTGAATATGACTCTGGTTGTGACTGTCATGCTGGACAGGGTTCTGCATGAGCCCATGTACATCTTCCTGTGTAATCTGTGTGTCAATGGGATTTATGGTGCTACAGGTTTCTACCCCAAGATTCTGCTGGACCTCTTATCAGATTCACATATTATCTCATACAATGCATGTGTAACTCAAATTTTCGTGGtctactcttttattctatgtGAGCTCGCCAATCTAACAGTAATGGCTTATGACAGGTATGTTGCAATCTGTAACCCACTGCAGTATCACCCCATTATGACCCAGGGGAAGGTAGGGAAATTACTCCTGGTACCCTGGCTGTTATCTTTTGTGGAGATTTTAATTGCAGTTCTTCTAATGGTCAGGCTACCTTTGTGTGGGTCCAAGATAAATAAGCTTTATTGCACAAACTGGGATGTAGTGAAGCTCTCCTGTGTAGACACCAGTGTGAATAATCTATATGGATATGTATTAGTCATCTCTCATTTCATCCAAGCACTGCTGATTGTAATCTCCTACTTCCACATCATCAGGACATGTGTGCGATCGAAAGCAGAACAGAGCAAGTTCATGGAGACCTGTCTGCCCCATCTGATCACTCTGAGCAGCTTCAGTCTTTCTGTTGTGTTTGATGCCTTATATGCACGTTATGGAtccagcagcagcctgcaggGTCTCCATAACTTCTTCTCCATAGAGTATCTGATCATCCCTCCCCTGCTGAACCCCCTCATTTATGGCATTAAGCTGAAGCAGATTCGTTTTAGTGTCTGGAGGCTGCTCAGCAGGAAAGTCCGTGCGCTGACATAG
- the LOC111841429 gene encoding olfactory receptor 8U1-like: protein MENSSCEIVFSLNGLNDTRTNKLIYFSCSFLIYLFTIFVNMTLVVTVMLDRALHEPMYIFLCNLCLNGIYGATGFYPKILLDLLSDSHIISYNACVTQIFVVYSFILCELANLTVMAYDRYVAICNPLQYHPIMTPGNVGKLLLVPWLLSFVEILILVLLMVRLPLCGSKINKLYCTNWDVVKLSCVDTSVNNLYGYVLVISHFIQALLIVISYFHIIRTCVRSKAEQSKFMETCLPHLITLSSFSLSVVFDVLYARYGSSSSLQGLHNFFSIEYLIIPPLLNPLIYGIKLKQIRFSVWRLLSRKVRALT from the coding sequence ATGGAAAATTCTTCTTGTGAAATAGTTTTTTCCCTCAATGGATTGAACGACACAAGAACAAacaaactgatttatttttccTGTTCATTTCTCATCTACCTGTTCACAATTTTTGTGAATATGACTCTGGTTGTGACTGTTATGCTGGACAGAGCCCTGCATGAGCCCATGTACATCTTCCTGTGTAATCTGTGTCTCAATGGGATTTATGGTGCTACAGGTTTCTACCCCAAGATTCTGCTGGACCTCTTATCAGATTCACATATTATCTCATACAATGCATGTGTAACTCAAATTTTCGTGGtctactcttttattctatgtGAGCTCGCCAATCTAACAGTAATGGCTTATGACAGGTATGTTGCAATCTGTAACCCACTGCAGTATCACCCCATTATGACCCCTGGAAATGTGGGGAAATTGTTGCTTGTGCCATGGCTGCTGTCTTTTGTTGAGATTTTAATTCTAGTTCTTCTAATGGTCAGGTTGCCTTTGTGTGGGTCCAAGATAAACAAGCTTTATTGCACAAACTGGGATGTAGTGAAGCTCTCCTGCGTAGACACCAGTGTGAATAATCTATATGGATATGTATTAGTCATCTCTCATTTCATCCAAGCACTGCTGATTGTAATCTCCTACTTCCACATCATCAGGACATGTGTGCGATCGAAAGCAGAACAGAGCAAGTTCATGGAGACCTGTCTGCCCCATCTGATCACTCTGAGCAGCTTCAGTCTTTCTGTTGTGTTTGATGTCTTATATGCACGTTATGGAtccagcagcagcctgcaggGTCTCCATAACTTCTTCTCCATAGAGTATCTGATCATCCCTCCCCTGCTGAACCCCCTCATTTATGGCATTAAGCTGAAGCAGATTCGTTTTAGTGTCTGGAGGCTGCTCAGCAGGAAAGTCCGTGCGCTGACATAG
- the LOC111832926 gene encoding olfactory receptor 1D2-like, with the protein MERVSGEMFLILAGLNETRRDKNIYFGFSFVSYLCTLFVNLFLILIISTEKILHEPMYIFLCNLCVNGIFGATGFYPKILIDLMSDSHIISYSACILQVCVVHTYIFSEITNLTVMAYDRYVAICKPLEYHSIMTPRRLKNLILTAWFFPLSQILMGVFLTVRLPLCGIRIEKVYCSNWDVVKLSCSDYFLNNLHSYSVLVSYFIQFGMIVVSYSHIIRASIRSRAEQKKFMETCLPHLVTLMNFILSFLFDAMYVRYSSSSSLLPLRNVLSIEYLVVPPLLNPLIYGLKLKQIRRSVWRLLRSFQFGMIVVSYSHIIRASLRSRAEQKKFMETCLPHLVTLMNFILSILFDVMYARYGSSSSLLPLRNVLSIEYLVVPPLLNPLIYGLKLKQIRRSVWRLLSRKVSVLT; encoded by the exons ATGGAGAGAGTCTCCGGTGAAATGTTCCTTATTCTTGCTGGTTTGAATGAGACAAGGAGAGACAAAAACATCTATTTTGGCTTTTCTTTTGTGTCCTACCTCTGTACGCTTTTTGTAAATCTGTTTCTCATACTAATCATTTCCACAGAGAAGATTCTCCATGAGCCTATGTACATCTTCCTGTGTAATCTCTGTGTTAATGGCATTTTTGGGGCTACGGGTTTCTACCCCAAGATTCTCATTGACCTCATGTCAGATTCTCATATTATTTCATACAGCGCATGTATACTTCAGGTTTGTGTCGTCCACACTTATATTTTCTCTGAAATAACAAATCTGACAGTGATGGCTTATGACAGGTATGTTGCAATTTGCAAACCATTGGAGTATCACTCCATCATGACGCCACGGAGACTGAAGAACCTGATATTAACTGCTTGGTTTTTTCCTTTAAGTCAGATTTTGATGGGCGTATTTCTGACAGTCAGACTGCCTCTCTGTGGCATAAGGATTGAAAAAGTTTACTGCTCCAACTGGGATGTTGTTAAATTATCCTGCTCTGATTACTTTTTGAACAATCTTCATTCCTACTCTGTCCTTGTTTCATACTTTATTCAGTTTGGGATGATCGTGGTCTCCTACAGCCACATCATCAGGGCGTCCATAAGATCCCGTGCAGAACAGAAGAAGTTCATGGAGACCTGCCTGCCCCACCTGGTCACTCTGATGAACTTCATTCTCTCTTTCCTTTTTGACGCCATGTACGTACGCTATAGCTCCAGCAGCAGCCTCCTGCCCCTCCGTAACGTGCTCTCTATAGAGTACCTCGTCGTCCCTCCCCTGCTGAACCCCCTCATTTACGGCCTCAAACTGAAGCAGATTCGTCGCAGTGTCTGGAGGCTGCTCA GGAGCTTTCAGTTTGGGATGATCGTGGTCTCTTACAGTCACATCATCAGGGCATCCTTAAGATCCAGggcagaacagaagaaattcatGGAGACCTGCCTGCCCCACCTGGTCACGCTGATGAACTTCATTCTCTCTATCCTTTTTGACGTCATGTACGCACGCTATGGCTCCAGCAGCAGCCTCCTGCCCCTCCGTAACGTGCTCTCTATAGAGTACCTCGTCGTTCCTCCCCTGCTGAACCCCCTCATTTACGGCCTcaaactcaagcagattcgtcgCAGTGTCTGGAGGCTGCTCAGCAGGAAAGTCAGTGTGCTGACATAG